DNA from Asticcacaulis excentricus:
GGAATTGAAGTCGTCGCTGTGCTTCAGCGAGTCGTAATCGGCGCGCAGGACAAAAGTGTCATTCAGCTTGTAACGGGCCCCGATGCCGACGCCGGTCGTGCCGCCGTGCACATCAACGGCGAGGGGGCTGTTCTGGGCCGAGGCGGCGGTGGCGGTGAGGGCGCCAAGCGCCACGGCAGCGAGAAGGGCAGGAAGACGCATGAGACAGTATCCTTTGCGGGTCGTGAAACAGAAAATGCGGAGATCAGCACGCCACAGCTTAGCCATAAGGCTTAACAAAACCCTTAATCGGCCTTGTTTTCGCCCTTTCGAGTCGTTCCGCTCAAGCTTTGTGTGATCGTCTGTAAAATTGATGCGCGAGGCCGGATTCCGGTTCATAAAGGGCGTGTAAGTGCCTGACCGTTGCGGAGTTGCCTGTCATGGATCAAAGCCATCCCGATCTTGCCGCTGCCGAAGCCGTGACTCACCCCGGCGCGGCCTATGATCAGACAGTGCTGGTGCTTCAGGGGGGCGGGGCGCTCGGTTCCTATCAGGGCGGGGCCTATGAGGTCCTGCATGCCGGCGGGGTCAGGCCCGACTGGGTAGCTGGGGTGTCAATCGGCGCGATCAATGCGGCGATCATCGCCGGGAATGCGCCGGAACACCGCGTCGAAAAGCTGCGGTCCTTCTGGGCGCAGATCACGTCGGAAAGCCCCGCCGATACGTTGAGCGGCTATAATCCGTGGCTGAAAAGCGCCTTTCGGCAATGGAGCGGCTATATGAGCGCGCTCAACGGCGTGCCGGGCTTCTTCCGTCCCGCCGCCCTGACGCCGTTTTTCGCGCCGTGGTCCCTGCCGTCGGAAACGAGCTTCTACGATATTTCCCCGTTGCGCGAGACTCTGCTGCGCCATGTCGATTTCGAGCGTCTCAACGGTGGTGAGGTGCGCCTGAGCGTCGGGGCGGTTAATGTACGCACCGGCAATTCGGTCTATTTCGACAGCCATACGACGCCAATCACGCCGGAACACATCATGGCGTCCGGGGCCCTGCCGCCCGGCTTCCCGGCGGTGACGATCGACGGCGAAGCCTACTGGGACGGCGGTGTGGTGTCCAACACGCCCCTGACCTATGTGCTGCACGAAGCTCCGGCGGGGCTGGATGGTGACACCCTGGTCTTTCAGATGGACCTGTTCTCATCGCGCGGTGAGGTGCCCAAAACGCTCGATGAGGTCTATGGCCGCGTCAAGGACATTACCTATTCCAGCCGCACGCGGCTCAATACCGATGCCTTTCTGGAGCGCTATCGCCTGCGTCAGGCCATCCGCCACATGTACGAACGCTTGTCGCCGGAGGTGCAGGCCGAGCCGTCCATCGCGGCCTGCTATGCGCGCGCCGCGCATTTCCGCGTTTCGCTGGTGCATCTGATCAATTCGGGCGGCGGCGATCATGGCCAATCCAAAGACTACGAATTTTCGCGCCTGACTATGAACGAGCACTGGGCGTCGGGCCGTCTGGACGCTGAACGCGCCATGCAGCGCCGCGTCTGGCGCGAGCCACCGCCGGAAAAGGACGGCATCCGCGTCTATGACTTTGCCGCTGAAGACCGCGCCCGCTCGTAATGAAAGCGGATATATAGGGCTTATGGCTTTCGTAACCCGGTTCGTGCTAATAGGCGGCGACGGAACAAAAAAATACAGGTTGCCCCGCCACCATGTTGTCTCAGCGTGCCAAATACGCCATCCGCGCCATGCAGGAAATGGCCCGCATCCCCCAGGGTCAGACGGTGCAGGCGGGTGAACTGGCGGAACGCATCAAGGCCCCGCTGCATTTTCTCGAAGGCATATTGCTTGAGCTGCGCCGCGAAGGATTCCTGATGTCTAAGCGCGGGCGTTCGGGTGGCTATATGCTGGCGCGACCGTCCGATATGATCAGCATGGCCGACCTGATCCGCCTGATCGACGGGCCTCTTGCCCTGACGCCGTGTGCCTCGCGCACTGCCTATGCGCGGTGTGAGGATTGCCCGACACCCGATGATTGTCAGTTGCGTCTGGTGCTGCTGGCGGCGCGCGATGCCATGGCGCGCGTGCTCGAAAGCTCAACCCTGGCCGAGCCGCTGCCGCGCGGCTGATTAAGTACCTTCGGCAAAGGCCTTGGCAAAGCGCCGCACAATCTTGCGCAAGGATTCGATTTCGATGGCGTGCAGCGCCTGTTCCGGCGTCAGCCACACCATGCTGCGCTGACCCATTTCCGGCCAAAGCGTCAGTTGCTGCGTCACCCGCATGGCGAACACCTCGACGGCGGGGATGAACTGCGCATTGGGCTGGCCCTGATCCTTCATATAGGCAAAGCGTCCGATAGGGTGCGGATCGACCTCACCCAGAATACCTGCCTCTTCAAAGGCTTCGCGGGCGGCGGTTTCCGCTGGCGTCAGGTCGGGAATGGGCTTGCCCTTGGGGATGATCCACTGACCGCTGCCGCGTGAGGTGATCAGCAGGAACTCGACCTCGCCGTTGCGCGTCTCGCGAAAGGGGAGGGCCCCAAACTGAGTTGCGGGCGAAGGCGGGGCGTGATCATCCAATCGGGGCGGTCCTGAAAAAATGTCCGTGTACGGGGCAATTTTCTGTGTAGGCCGCGCGGCACCAAAGCTCAATAGGCTTCGGACAGATTCATACCAACGCCCGAAGATGCTGACGCATCCGGCCGTTTAAAAAATCGTGAATGTCTTATATGTATCAAAGACATAAGACATTCGCGAAACGAATACCAAGAGTCATTTTCAATGACCCTTGGTATCAGGTGTTCCGACATCGGAGCGATGCCAGTTGCGTTATTCGCATCACAAGCTGAAGGGGTCAGGACAGGACGAAAACGCCAAAGGCCGGGGCCGGGCTGATCCACTGACGCGCGACCGTCCAGCCTGCGTCACGACACAGGGCCGCGAAGCTGTCCGGCGTGAACTTATGGGCATTTTCCGTATGCAGACGTTCGCCCGCCGCAAACGTGAAACTCTGCCCGGCGACGGCCACGCGCTGATCGCGGCGGCTGAGCAGATGCATTTCAATGCGCGCGCGCTCAGCGTTCCACAGGGCCAGATGCGCGAAAGCGTCAAGGTCGAAATCCCCCTGCAATTCGCGGTTCATCCGCACCAGCAGGTTTTTATTGAAGGCCGCCGTCACCCCTGCCGCATCATCATAGGCGGCGTGTAGCGTCGCTTCGTCCTTGACCATATCTGCTCCGACGATCAGTTGCGCCTCTTCACCCAGCAGGTGCCGGAAGGACCGCAGCAGCTCACGCGCTTCGTCCGGGCTGAAATTGCCAATGGTTGAGCCAGGGAAGAAACCCACGCACGGCCTGTTTTTCAGCGCTTCGGGCCGGGACAGCGCCTGCGTGAAATCGCCCACCAGAGGCACGACGGACAGGCGCGGATAGGCGCTTTGCAGCCGTGCCGTCGCGGCGTGCAGGGCGTCCGGGCTGATGTCGATGGGCACATAGGTGCGCAAGGCCGGGCAGGCATCGAGCAGAATCCGCGTCTTGTCGCTGGCCCCGCTGCCAAATTCGACCAGCACCGTATCGGCGGTCCAGCCCGCCACCAGCGCATCGGCGATGTCGTGCAACAGGCGCGTTTCGGTGCGCGTCGGGTAATATTCCGGCGTGCGGCAGATGGCCTCAAACAGCTCGGAGCCTGCCGCATCATAAAAATACTTGGGCGACAGGGATTTGGGCTGCGCCGACAGACCGGCGATCACATCGGCCGCGAAGCCCTCATCGCGGCTCTCCGCGGTGGTGTGATCGCGCGCCAGACGCAGACCTGCGCGCACCCAGCGCTTTTCCGGCGCGAAGAAGTTGCGATAGGTGGCGCGCGCATGACCGGCAGGCGTGAAGGCGCTGCCGCCGCGCAGGCTCATCTGCCCGCTCATAAACTTGCCATTATATTCGCCGACGGCACCCGCTCCCGGACGAAAGCCCGGATAGCCGAGATAGGCGCTGGCCGTCCATTGCCAGGCGACGTCATCCACCTGCTGCAGCCCGCCCTGACGCGCGGCGGCCTCCCATTCGGCCTCGGTGGGCAGGCGCGCCCCGGCCCAGCGGGCAAAGGCATCGGCCTCATAAAAGCTGATGTGGGTGACGGGGGCGTCGGGATCGACGGGGTGCAGGCCGCGCAGACTGAACGCTTGCCACTGCTCGCCGTCGGGCCGCCAGTAAAGAGGCGCGCGCCAGCCCTCGGCCTGCACGCGGGCCCAGCCGTCGGACAGCCATAGCTCCGGCCGCGCGTAGCCGCCGTCGTGCATAAAGGCCAGCCAGTCGCCATTGCGCACCAGCCGATCGGCGATCTGATAGGGCTCCAGCCAGACCTTATGGCGCGGCCGCTCATTGTCGAAGGCAAACCTTTCGCCGGCCGCGCCAATTTCAACCAGCCCCCCGGCACACGCGATGTAGCGGGCCTCGCCCACCGGGGCGTCGGCGGCAAAGGCGGGATCGTAGGCCGGGGCCAGCGGCGACAGGCTGAGCAGGTGCAAAATGTCCATCAGCAGCAGTTCCTGATGCTGCTCCTCGTGCGCCAGACCGAGCGCCAGCAGGGCCTCGCTTTCGGCATCGAGCCCGGCGGCGATCAGGTCGCGCATTTGATGATCCACGTGCTGACGATAGGCCAGAATGTCGCTCAGGGCCGGGCGGGTGAGGACGCCGCGCTGGGCCCGCGGCTGACGCGCGCCCTTGGCTTCGTAATAGGAGTTGAACAGGTAACCATAGTGCGCATCGAACGGCGCAGAACCGGGGCGGGGACTGAGCAGAAAGGTCTCAAAGAACCAGGTGGTGTGCGCCAGATGCCACTTGGCCGGGCTGGCGTCGGGCATGGACTGTACCACCATGTCCTCCGCCGACAATGGCGCGGCGAGACGCTGGGTCGCGGCCCGCACCTCTGAGTAACGTCGGAGGCAGGGGCTCTGCGAAGCGTCAGAACAAAGCGGTCGTCCCGTGGTCGGGTGGCTGTGGCCGTCCATCTCAATCTCCCCGTTGCGCACGGTAGCGCTGACTATATCGACGCCGGATGTAAGTTTTAAATTCGCGGCGTCAGATTGCGCCTGCGGCTGACTTGTTTGTGGCAGCAGGCTTTGGCGCCACGCCCTTAGGAGTACGTAGCGGCCGGGGAGAAGGTTTCAGAGGAAGCAGAGCGCATCTGACACACATCGCCTAGGATGGTGGCGGTCCCATAAGCGTATGTGGAAAAGGCGCGAAGCGATCAGCGACCAAGCGGGAGCGCAGCCTGCGCGCCATAAAAAGGAAAAACCTTTGAGCGTAAACTCAAAAAATACTTTCGAGTTATCGAAGAAAACGAGAAAATGGTGGACCCGACAGGGATTGAACCTGTGACCCCTACGATGTCAACGTAGTGCTCTCCCGCTGAGCTACGAGTCCACTATTGTTCGGCAACGCTGTGCCGGTGCGAGGAGCGGGTGTATAGCCGCCGAAAATGGTGGTGGCAAGGGCTTTAGCGATCAAAAATGTGGAAAGTGTGGGAAAGGCTGTTGGGCGCTGTCAGCGCCCCTACCACCGCATCCGCATCGGCGGTCCGATCACCGCCTTTGGCGGTTCGTGCGGTCCTCCTCTCCAGCAAGCTGGGGAGGTATAATGAAGGCCGCGTAACCCAACCCCTCAGGCGGCGATCAGGTGTTCGACTTCGGTGACGATTTCGCCCGCGCTCAGGGAGCGAAGCGTTAGCGCCACTTAAAAATCTGCGCGAGCCGTTCACACTGGCCCCTCAGGCGGCGATCAGGCGTTCGACTTCGGTTACGATTTCGCCCGCGCTCAAGGAGCGAAGCGTTAGCGCCACTTAAAAATCTGCGCGCGTCGCCCGCGCTGGCCCATCAGGCGGCAATCAGGCGTTCGACTTCGGTGACGATTTCGCGCAGATGCACCGGCTTTTCGAGGACCTTGGCTTCGGGGGAGGCCTTTTGTGCATTGAGCGCCACGGCGGCGAAGCCGGTGATGAACATGATCTTCAGGCCCGGCTGACGTTGCGAGGCGACCTTGGCCACTTCGATGCCGTCAGCCCCCGGCATCACAATGTCGGTCAGCAGCAGGTCATACGGCCCCTGATCGAGGGCTTCG
Protein-coding regions in this window:
- a CDS encoding NUDIX hydrolase produces the protein MDDHAPPSPATQFGALPFRETRNGEVEFLLITSRGSGQWIIPKGKPIPDLTPAETAAREAFEEAGILGEVDPHPIGRFAYMKDQGQPNAQFIPAVEVFAMRVTQQLTLWPEMGQRSMVWLTPEQALHAIEIESLRKIVRRFAKAFAEGT
- a CDS encoding response regulator is translated as MTKILLAEDENSVRSFLTRALQRAGYDVVSCPDGDSAIEALDQGPYDLLLTDIVMPGADGIEVAKVASQRQPGLKIMFITGFAAVALNAQKASPEAKVLEKPVHLREIVTEVERLIAA
- a CDS encoding RrF2 family transcriptional regulator — its product is MLSQRAKYAIRAMQEMARIPQGQTVQAGELAERIKAPLHFLEGILLELRREGFLMSKRGRSGGYMLARPSDMISMADLIRLIDGPLALTPCASRTAYARCEDCPTPDDCQLRLVLLAARDAMARVLESSTLAEPLPRG
- a CDS encoding patatin-like phospholipase family protein gives rise to the protein MDQSHPDLAAAEAVTHPGAAYDQTVLVLQGGGALGSYQGGAYEVLHAGGVRPDWVAGVSIGAINAAIIAGNAPEHRVEKLRSFWAQITSESPADTLSGYNPWLKSAFRQWSGYMSALNGVPGFFRPAALTPFFAPWSLPSETSFYDISPLRETLLRHVDFERLNGGEVRLSVGAVNVRTGNSVYFDSHTTPITPEHIMASGALPPGFPAVTIDGEAYWDGGVVSNTPLTYVLHEAPAGLDGDTLVFQMDLFSSRGEVPKTLDEVYGRVKDITYSSRTRLNTDAFLERYRLRQAIRHMYERLSPEVQAEPSIAACYARAAHFRVSLVHLINSGGGDHGQSKDYEFSRLTMNEHWASGRLDAERAMQRRVWREPPPEKDGIRVYDFAAEDRARS
- the egtB gene encoding ergothioneine biosynthesis protein EgtB: MDGHSHPTTGRPLCSDASQSPCLRRYSEVRAATQRLAAPLSAEDMVVQSMPDASPAKWHLAHTTWFFETFLLSPRPGSAPFDAHYGYLFNSYYEAKGARQPRAQRGVLTRPALSDILAYRQHVDHQMRDLIAAGLDAESEALLALGLAHEEQHQELLLMDILHLLSLSPLAPAYDPAFAADAPVGEARYIACAGGLVEIGAAGERFAFDNERPRHKVWLEPYQIADRLVRNGDWLAFMHDGGYARPELWLSDGWARVQAEGWRAPLYWRPDGEQWQAFSLRGLHPVDPDAPVTHISFYEADAFARWAGARLPTEAEWEAAARQGGLQQVDDVAWQWTASAYLGYPGFRPGAGAVGEYNGKFMSGQMSLRGGSAFTPAGHARATYRNFFAPEKRWVRAGLRLARDHTTAESRDEGFAADVIAGLSAQPKSLSPKYFYDAAGSELFEAICRTPEYYPTRTETRLLHDIADALVAGWTADTVLVEFGSGASDKTRILLDACPALRTYVPIDISPDALHAATARLQSAYPRLSVVPLVGDFTQALSRPEALKNRPCVGFFPGSTIGNFSPDEARELLRSFRHLLGEEAQLIVGADMVKDEATLHAAYDDAAGVTAAFNKNLLVRMNRELQGDFDLDAFAHLALWNAERARIEMHLLSRRDQRVAVAGQSFTFAAGERLHTENAHKFTPDSFAALCRDAGWTVARQWISPAPAFGVFVLS